One region of Polaromonas naphthalenivorans CJ2 genomic DNA includes:
- a CDS encoding TPM domain-containing protein, whose product MNIKRIMKHLLTTRGQVKRAFPHSTLTRIEAAIKASEITHVGEIRFAVEGALDGMPLFKGQSARERAIDLFALLRVWDTRHNNGLLIYLLLADRAVEIVADRGIHEKVGSQDWNKICQQMERAFSQSNYESGVLSGVQAVTQHLVQHFPAGGQNGNELPDKPVVL is encoded by the coding sequence ATGAATATCAAACGAATCATGAAGCATTTGCTGACGACCCGCGGACAGGTCAAACGGGCCTTTCCGCACAGCACATTGACCAGAATCGAAGCAGCGATCAAGGCAAGCGAGATAACCCATGTCGGAGAAATCCGTTTCGCGGTCGAAGGCGCACTCGATGGCATGCCGCTGTTCAAAGGCCAGTCGGCCAGAGAACGTGCGATCGATTTATTTGCGCTACTGCGGGTGTGGGACACCCGGCACAACAATGGTTTGCTGATTTATCTGTTGCTGGCTGACCGCGCAGTAGAGATTGTTGCCGACCGAGGGATTCATGAAAAAGTGGGTTCGCAGGATTGGAACAAGATTTGCCAACAGATGGAAAGGGCCTTCAGTCAATCGAACTATGAAAGCGGTGTGCTCAGCGGCGTGCAGGCTGTGACGCAGCACCTGGTGCAGCACTTCCCGGCTGGCGGCCAAAACGGCAACGAACTACCCGACAAGCCGGTGGTCCTGTGA
- a CDS encoding YVTN family beta-propeller repeat protein, with protein sequence MMKKTNNWILTAIQLGLLAWSGAALAADKVYVANEGADTVSVLDAASFKTLASVPVGKSPHNVQVSPDGKVVWVTNNGEPNQVAASVHKEMVKSEHSAMATAGAVWAIDTSSNAVIAKVPVGPHPAHVVVSPDGRFAYITNGGDNTVSVVDTSARRVVATIPVGKFPHGLRISPDGKQAYVANLKGGTVSVIDTASQKEVAQIPAGKGPAQVGFTPDGRLVLVSLSEENAVAVIDSTTRKVIRKVAVGTVPIQLYATPDSRTFLVANQGSPKKPGKTVSLINLESFKVVKTVMTGAGAHGVVVDRDGRYAYVTNTYANSVSVVDVKDRKVVKTVPVGKGPNGISVTP encoded by the coding sequence ATGATGAAAAAAACTAATAACTGGATTTTGACAGCGATTCAGCTGGGCCTGCTGGCTTGGTCCGGCGCCGCTTTAGCGGCTGACAAAGTCTATGTGGCCAATGAGGGTGCTGACACGGTCAGCGTGCTCGATGCCGCGTCGTTCAAGACACTGGCGAGCGTGCCTGTCGGCAAGTCACCGCACAACGTGCAGGTATCGCCCGACGGCAAGGTTGTATGGGTCACCAACAACGGCGAGCCTAATCAGGTGGCGGCCTCTGTGCATAAGGAAATGGTCAAAAGTGAACACAGCGCGATGGCGACAGCAGGAGCCGTTTGGGCCATTGATACCAGTAGTAACGCGGTAATCGCCAAGGTGCCGGTCGGCCCTCACCCGGCTCATGTGGTGGTGTCACCAGACGGGCGCTTTGCCTATATCACCAATGGCGGCGACAACACGGTCAGTGTGGTTGACACATCGGCGCGACGCGTGGTCGCCACGATTCCGGTCGGCAAGTTTCCCCACGGCCTTCGCATCAGTCCGGACGGCAAGCAGGCCTATGTCGCCAACCTCAAGGGCGGCACGGTCTCGGTGATTGATACCGCCAGCCAAAAGGAAGTCGCGCAAATTCCGGCAGGCAAGGGGCCGGCCCAGGTCGGCTTCACACCGGACGGTCGCCTTGTCTTGGTCTCGCTGTCGGAAGAAAACGCAGTCGCTGTGATCGACTCCACCACGCGAAAGGTGATTCGCAAGGTCGCGGTCGGAACGGTCCCCATCCAGCTGTACGCCACGCCGGACTCGCGCACGTTTCTGGTAGCCAACCAAGGCTCGCCCAAGAAACCTGGCAAAACTGTCAGCTTGATCAACTTGGAGAGTTTCAAGGTCGTCAAGACCGTCATGACCGGCGCCGGTGCTCATGGCGTGGTCGTCGATCGTGATGGCAGGTATGCCTACGTGACCAACACTTACGCCAACTCGGTTTCCGTGGTCGATGTGAAGGACCGCAAGGTCGTCAAGACCGTTCCTGTGGGCAAGGGCCCCAACGGCATCAGCGTGACGCCTTGA
- a CDS encoding heavy metal translocating P-type ATPase — protein MDMKTHQHHSGSPPAKPASPSDLKDPVCGMTVTEQSDHKLTHEGRPYYFCSAKCQGKFAANPQQYLVSAAPADTAPAPAGTIYTCPMHPEIRQDHPGNCPKCGMTLEPLMPELGDDENPELRDFQRRFWWTLPLTVVVTVLAMFGHQMQWFETTTQTWIELVLSIPIVLWAGWPFFSRGWQSVVNRSPNMWTLIGLGTGAAFVYSVVAAVAPQLFPVSFISMGRVAVYFEAAAVIISLTLLGQVLELKARSQTSAAIKSLLGLAPKTARRIRQDGTEEDVPLTHVHVGDLLRVRPGEKVPVDGVVTEGGSSVDESMLTGEPMPVSKRVGDKVIGATLNTSGAMVMRSERVGSTTMLSQIVQMVAQAQRSRAPMQRMADVVAGYFVVTVVGIALVTFFAWGLFGPEPRWVFGLINAVSVLIIACPCALGLATPMSIMVATGRGATQGVLFRDAAAIENMRKIDTLIIDKTGTLTEGRPTFERAVPAPGFDADEVLRLAASLDQGSEHPLAETIVRAARERGMVLDKPENFESGSGIGVRGQVAGRQLALGNTTLMDQIGVSVAPLVPQAEALRAEGASVMHLAADGQLMGLLAVSDPVKASTPEALATLKAAGLRIVMATGDGLTTAKAVAARLGIDEVHGEVKPADKLILVEKLQKEGRVVAMAGDGINDAPALAKADVGVAMGTGTDVAMNSAQITLVKGDLRGIAIARALSEATVGNMKQNLVFAFLYNALGIPIAAGVLYPMTGWLLSPLIAALAMSLSSVSVIGNALRLRKRRV, from the coding sequence ATGGACATGAAAACACATCAGCATCACAGCGGCAGCCCGCCTGCCAAACCAGCCTCGCCATCGGATCTGAAGGATCCGGTGTGCGGCATGACTGTCACGGAGCAGTCTGATCACAAGCTGACGCACGAGGGTCGGCCTTACTATTTCTGCAGCGCCAAGTGCCAGGGCAAGTTCGCGGCCAACCCGCAGCAGTACCTTGTGTCCGCAGCGCCCGCAGACACCGCTCCAGCGCCCGCTGGCACGATCTACACCTGCCCGATGCATCCTGAGATTCGCCAGGACCATCCAGGCAATTGCCCCAAGTGCGGCATGACGCTCGAGCCCTTGATGCCGGAACTGGGTGACGATGAAAACCCCGAACTGCGCGACTTTCAGCGCCGCTTCTGGTGGACGCTGCCGCTGACTGTCGTGGTCACAGTTTTGGCGATGTTTGGCCATCAAATGCAGTGGTTTGAAACCACTACCCAGACCTGGATTGAGCTGGTGCTGTCGATCCCCATCGTCCTGTGGGCCGGCTGGCCGTTCTTCTCGCGCGGCTGGCAGTCGGTGGTGAACCGCAGCCCCAACATGTGGACCCTGATTGGCCTGGGCACCGGCGCCGCTTTCGTGTACAGCGTGGTGGCGGCGGTAGCCCCGCAGTTGTTCCCGGTCTCGTTCATTTCCATGGGCCGAGTTGCCGTGTACTTTGAAGCGGCCGCCGTGATCATCTCGCTCACGCTGCTGGGCCAGGTGCTCGAGCTCAAGGCCCGGTCGCAGACCTCGGCGGCGATCAAGTCGCTGCTGGGCCTGGCGCCCAAGACCGCCCGCCGCATTCGCCAGGACGGCACCGAAGAGGACGTGCCGCTGACTCATGTGCATGTGGGCGACTTGCTGCGCGTGCGTCCCGGTGAAAAAGTGCCAGTCGATGGCGTCGTAACGGAAGGTGGCAGTTCAGTCGATGAATCCATGCTCACCGGCGAGCCGATGCCGGTGAGTAAGCGCGTGGGCGACAAGGTGATTGGCGCCACGCTCAACACCAGCGGCGCCATGGTGATGCGAAGCGAGCGTGTGGGCTCGACGACGATGCTTTCGCAGATTGTGCAGATGGTGGCCCAGGCCCAGCGCTCCCGGGCGCCGATGCAGCGCATGGCCGACGTGGTGGCGGGCTACTTCGTTGTCACCGTGGTTGGCATTGCCTTGGTAACCTTTTTCGCCTGGGGCTTGTTCGGCCCTGAGCCGCGCTGGGTGTTCGGCCTGATCAATGCCGTGTCGGTGCTCATCATCGCCTGCCCCTGCGCCTTGGGCCTGGCCACGCCGATGTCGATCATGGTCGCCACCGGGCGCGGCGCCACCCAGGGTGTGCTGTTTCGCGATGCGGCGGCCATCGAGAACATGCGCAAGATCGACACCCTCATCATCGACAAGACCGGTACGCTGACCGAGGGCCGCCCGACATTCGAGCGCGCCGTTCCCGCCCCGGGCTTTGACGCTGACGAGGTACTGCGCCTGGCCGCCAGCCTGGACCAGGGCAGCGAGCATCCGCTGGCCGAAACCATCGTGCGCGCCGCCCGCGAGCGCGGCATGGTGCTGGACAAGCCCGAGAACTTCGAGTCCGGCTCGGGCATCGGCGTGCGCGGCCAGGTGGCCGGGCGCCAACTGGCGCTGGGCAACACCACGCTGATGGATCAGATTGGCGTTTCAGTCGCGCCCCTGGTGCCCCAGGCCGAAGCCCTGCGGGCCGAAGGCGCCAGCGTCATGCACCTGGCCGCCGATGGGCAGCTGATGGGACTGCTGGCCGTGTCCGACCCGGTCAAGGCCAGTACGCCGGAAGCCTTAGCGACACTGAAAGCGGCCGGACTGCGCATCGTGATGGCCACCGGCGACGGCCTGACCACGGCAAAAGCCGTTGCGGCCCGCCTGGGCATTGACGAGGTGCACGGCGAGGTCAAGCCAGCCGACAAGCTGATATTGGTGGAAAAGCTGCAAAAAGAAGGCCGTGTGGTGGCGATGGCGGGCGACGGCATCAACGATGCGCCAGCACTGGCCAAGGCTGATGTCGGCGTGGCGATGGGCACCGGGACCGACGTGGCAATGAACAGTGCGCAGATCACGCTGGTCAAGGGCGATCTGCGCGGCATTGCGATTGCGCGTGCGCTGTCGGAAGCGACGGTGGGCAACATGAAGCAAAACCTGGTGTTTGCCTTTTTGTACAACGCGCTGGGCATCCCGATCGCTGCCGGTGTGCTTTATCCGATGACCGGCTGGCTGCTGTCGCCCTTGATTGCCGCGCTGGCCATGAGCTTGAGTTCGGTGTCGGTGATCGGCAACGCTTTGCGGCTGCGAAAGAGACGCGTATGA